One Nocardia iowensis DNA window includes the following coding sequences:
- a CDS encoding EamA family transporter, with protein MTTPSGIAPRRTAPRVPAPAYFGISAIFHYLGPAFAVLLFARVDVLGVAWLRIACAAIIFAAWRGPWRLFRGRTPEQRWVLLGLGVVLAAMNATFYLAIARLPLATVGAIEFLGTIVLAAIGVRNRRNVIALVLAVGGVVALVDIRLAGEPLGFVFAFVNCALFMLYVVLGHRIANTGGGLSGIDQLGAAMLIAAVVATPFCLGAAVPAFTSPATLLAGVGVAICSSVIPYVTDQLAMARLRRDTFALMLSILPAVATVIGIVVLTQVPTVQELLGIALIAGGVLVHQEIQESKEN; from the coding sequence ATGACTACACCGTCCGGGATCGCTCCACGGCGAACGGCGCCGCGGGTGCCCGCACCGGCGTACTTCGGCATCAGCGCGATCTTCCACTACTTGGGTCCGGCCTTCGCCGTGTTGCTGTTCGCCCGCGTGGACGTGCTCGGCGTGGCATGGCTGCGGATCGCCTGTGCCGCAATAATATTCGCGGCGTGGCGCGGCCCGTGGCGACTGTTCCGAGGCCGCACACCAGAGCAGCGGTGGGTGCTGCTCGGGCTCGGTGTGGTGCTCGCTGCCATGAACGCGACGTTCTACCTGGCCATCGCGCGGCTCCCGCTGGCCACCGTCGGGGCGATCGAATTCCTCGGCACGATCGTGCTCGCCGCGATCGGTGTGCGGAACCGCCGCAACGTGATCGCCCTCGTGCTCGCCGTGGGCGGGGTGGTCGCGTTGGTCGATATCCGACTGGCCGGTGAGCCGCTCGGGTTCGTCTTCGCGTTCGTCAACTGCGCACTGTTCATGCTCTATGTGGTCCTCGGCCACCGGATCGCCAACACCGGCGGCGGGCTCTCCGGAATCGACCAACTCGGTGCCGCGATGCTGATCGCCGCGGTGGTCGCGACACCGTTCTGCCTCGGCGCCGCGGTCCCGGCCTTTACCAGCCCGGCGACGCTGCTGGCCGGAGTGGGCGTGGCCATCTGCTCGTCGGTCATCCCCTACGTGACCGACCAACTCGCCATGGCCCGGTTACGCCGGGACACCTTCGCACTGATGCTGAGCATCCTGCCCGCGGTCGCGACGGTGATCGGGATCGTGGTGCTCACCCAGGTCCCCACCGTTCAGGAACTGCTCGGCATCGCGTTGATCGCCGGGGGCGTCTTGGTCCACCAGGAAATACAGGAAAGCAAGGAGAACTGA
- a CDS encoding Lrp/AsnC family transcriptional regulator: MSGKLRSNGQDSFTDRSRLLDEVNVRLLNELHENPRLSMSELARRVGMSAPAVTERVQRLEQSGVITGFRMEVDPAAFGMPVTALVRIRPGPGQLPKIVAAAQDTPQVVECYRITGEDCFLLKVHGPSIAQLEEVLDGFLMFGQTTTSIVVSEPVPRRPLPVPAPNKR; encoded by the coding sequence TTGTCTGGAAAATTAAGGTCAAATGGCCAAGATTCCTTCACCGACCGATCGCGGCTGCTGGACGAGGTGAATGTGCGGCTGCTCAACGAGCTGCACGAGAATCCGCGGCTGTCCATGTCCGAACTCGCTCGCCGAGTCGGCATGTCGGCACCGGCGGTCACCGAGCGGGTGCAGCGACTGGAGCAGAGCGGTGTGATCACCGGCTTTCGGATGGAGGTCGACCCGGCCGCCTTCGGCATGCCCGTGACCGCGCTGGTCCGCATCCGCCCCGGCCCTGGCCAACTCCCCAAAATCGTTGCAGCGGCACAGGACACACCACAGGTGGTCGAGTGCTACCGCATCACCGGCGAGGACTGCTTCCTACTCAAGGTGCACGGTCCGTCGATCGCTCAGCTCGAGGAGGTGCTCGACGGATTCCTCATGTTCGGCCAAACCACCACCTCGATCGTCGTGTCCGAACCGGTACCCCGGCGACCCCTACCCGTTCCCGCCCCCAACAAGCGATAG
- a CDS encoding MerR family transcriptional regulator produces MLTIGELASYAGVTVRAVRHYHATGLLPEPERDHSGYRRYDAGAVVELIKIRTLAQAGVPLARVRELLRADTEEFAAAVAEIDKRLRAEIRQRQRHRQQIARLAAGDNLALPPEVVEFLDQLRALGVDERIVQVERDGWIPLAAYTPERVPELITRKRHQITHPQLIDFYLTLSRALDQTDNDSMLTELVDKLATYLTQLADDQGEDYVSGNIEPTLIALLDTLALDTAPPTRRLIELLTQRGWHGWTNLERVHPPGIATETRRPGQ; encoded by the coding sequence ATGCTGACCATCGGCGAGCTGGCGTCGTACGCCGGAGTAACCGTGCGCGCGGTGCGGCACTACCACGCCACAGGGCTATTGCCGGAGCCGGAACGGGACCACTCCGGCTATCGCAGATACGACGCCGGTGCCGTGGTCGAGTTGATAAAGATCCGGACCCTCGCCCAGGCCGGAGTCCCGCTAGCGCGCGTACGCGAACTACTCCGAGCCGACACCGAGGAGTTCGCCGCGGCGGTCGCCGAAATCGATAAGCGGCTACGGGCGGAAATCCGCCAGCGGCAGCGGCACCGCCAGCAGATCGCCCGCCTCGCCGCAGGCGACAATCTGGCGCTGCCACCGGAGGTAGTCGAGTTCCTCGACCAATTACGGGCACTCGGCGTCGACGAACGAATCGTCCAGGTCGAACGCGACGGCTGGATCCCACTGGCCGCATACACCCCCGAACGAGTCCCGGAGTTGATCACCCGCAAGCGGCACCAAATCACCCACCCCCAACTCATCGACTTCTACCTCACCCTCAGCCGGGCCCTCGACCAGACCGACAACGACTCAATGCTCACCGAGCTGGTCGACAAGCTAGCCACCTACCTCACCCAGCTCGCCGACGACCAGGGCGAGGACTACGTCAGCGGCAACATCGAACCAACATTGATCGCACTACTCGACACGCTGGCTCTCGACACCGCCCCACCAACCCGCCGCCTGATCGAACTCCTGACCCAGCGAGGCTGGCACGGCTGGACCAACCTCGAGCGCGTGCACCCGCCAGGTATTGCGACCGAAACCCGAAGACCAGGGCAGTAG
- a CDS encoding alpha/beta fold hydrolase, protein MTTKAEQFTVRHDGVTIPISRGGEGRPLVLCPGLTSTRTELHELIELLRRDFDVVTFDLRGHGLSSAADRYSFDAFLGDLVAVMAELARRGLPTAPILAGHSYGADLIVHYAAEYPHTVGELIVIDGAVPVPAPFITEADLPEFRAMWENLATWQETVRGTPRQVLLTPQQILDLNLELDVIRSGIDLEIDVVGSGIIDRYRKIDCPIRLIVATTMAGDSVEGRAPRHNRLWRAGIERLVRERPHIATSWLDATHALVVTHAPAIAQLVRDVQTPAGQPSSRAAPRSGRLDRC, encoded by the coding sequence ATGACTACGAAAGCCGAGCAATTCACGGTCCGCCACGATGGTGTCACGATCCCCATTTCTCGCGGCGGCGAAGGGCGACCGTTGGTCCTGTGCCCCGGTCTGACTTCCACTCGAACCGAACTGCACGAACTCATCGAGCTGTTACGGCGCGACTTCGACGTGGTGACCTTCGACCTGCGCGGCCACGGCCTTTCCTCGGCTGCCGACCGGTACTCCTTCGATGCCTTCCTCGGCGATCTCGTCGCCGTGATGGCGGAGCTGGCCCGCCGCGGCCTGCCCACGGCACCGATACTCGCCGGCCACTCGTACGGCGCGGACCTGATCGTGCACTATGCCGCCGAGTATCCCCACACCGTTGGCGAGCTCATTGTGATCGACGGGGCGGTCCCGGTGCCCGCACCGTTCATCACCGAGGCTGACCTACCGGAGTTCCGTGCAATGTGGGAGAACCTGGCGACATGGCAGGAGACCGTTCGGGGCACCCCGCGTCAGGTGCTGCTCACACCACAGCAAATCCTCGACCTCAATCTCGAGCTGGATGTGATCCGGTCCGGAATCGATCTCGAGATCGATGTGGTCGGGTCCGGAATCATCGACCGGTACCGCAAGATCGACTGTCCCATCCGCCTGATCGTGGCGACCACGATGGCCGGGGACAGCGTCGAAGGGCGTGCACCGCGGCACAATCGGCTCTGGCGGGCCGGCATCGAACGGCTCGTCCGCGAGCGGCCACACATCGCCACCTCCTGGCTCGATGCCACGCACGCGCTGGTCGTCACCCACGCCCCGGCAATCGCCCAGCTCGTCCGCGATGTGCAAACTCCGGCGGGCCAGCCGAGTTCTCGAGCCGCTCCCAGGTCCGGGAGACTGGACCGATGCTGA